The proteins below come from a single Xiphophorus hellerii strain 12219 chromosome 14, Xiphophorus_hellerii-4.1, whole genome shotgun sequence genomic window:
- the tm4sf21b gene encoding transmembrane 4 L6 family member 5, which translates to MCTGACSKFIAVPLYVLALVSVICNIMLFFPDFSTEYAISDSESDPRLTDEVKYMGGFIGGGIMILIPAIHIHLTSTKSCCANRCGMFLSIGFAALGVAGAIYSLSVAAVGLQNGPVCNYRADNGIETEIWGRPFMNSSGDYLGDKGSWDRCLIPENVVEFNLGLFSTLLVAAALEAVLCAFQMINGLFGCICGTCSDKDED; encoded by the exons ATGTGCACAGGGGCATGCTCCAAGTTTATTGCCGTCCCTCTCTATGTCCTGGCTCTGGTGTCAGTCATCTGCAACATCATGCTCTTCTTCCCTGACTTCAGTACCGAGTATGCAATTTCAGACAGCGAAAGTGACCCAAGGCTCACAGATGAAGTGAAATATATGGGAGGCTTTATTGGAGGAGGAATCATG ATCCTTATTCCTGCCATTCACATTCATCTGACAAGTACAAAGAGCTGCTGCGCCAACCGCTGTGGG ATGTTCCTGTCCATTGGGTTTGCTGCGCTTGGTGTGGCGGGAGCCATTTACAGTTTGAGCGTTGCAGCTGTGGGTCTTCAAAATGGGCCAGTTTGTAACTATAGGGCAGACAATGGCATTGAAACTGAAATATGGGGAAGACCCTTTATGAACAG tTCTGGAGACTACCTGGGAGACAAGGGCAGTTGGGACAGGTGTTTGATACCAGAGAATGTGGTTGAATTCAACTTGGGGTTGTTCTCCACTCTGCTGGTTGCCGCCGCCCTGGAGGCCGTCCTCTGTGCCTTCCAGATGATCAACGGACTGTTCGGCTGTATCTGTGGAACCTGCTCTGATAAGGATGAGGAT TAA
- the mblac1 gene encoding metallo-beta-lactamase domain-containing protein 1, with the protein MAAVCDQYQRVCLSETQLDFPGQPYSVSVLKVGYCVPQTDGSFRADGTITLIRGVMDILVDTGGPWDREFLLQSLKRRGLEPGDLQLVVGTHGHSDHIGNLNLFPSALTIVGYDISEGDIYRPNQLAEGQVYTVDDHVCVVPTPGHTGQDVSVQVEGTSVGTVLVAGDLFECWSDDNSWKDLSMNSAVQEVSRQKALNTADVIIPGHGLPFRVLRT; encoded by the exons ATGGCCGCAGTGTGTGATCAGTATCAGAGAGTGTGTTTGTCAGAGACTCAGCTGGACTTCCCGGGCCAGCCGTACTCTGTGTCCGTCCTTAAAGTCGGTTACTGCGTCCCTCAGACTGATGGGTCGTTTAGAGCCGACGGGACTATTACCCTCATAAGGGGAGTCATGGACATCCTGGTGGACACCGGGGGGCCGTGGGACCGGGAGTTCCTCCTCCAGTCATTAAAGCGAAGAGGCCTGGAGCCCGGGGATCTACAGCTGGTGGTGGGAACTCACGGACATTCAGATCACATTGGAAATCTGAATCTCTTCCCTTCTGCATTGACTATAGTGGGATATGATATCAGTGAGGGAGACATTTACCGTCCCAACCAGCTGGCAGAGGGACAGGTCTACACTGTGGATGATCAT GTGTGCGTAGTTCCCACCCCGGGCCACACGGGACAAGACGTCAGTGTCCAGGTGGAGGGGACATCTGTTGGGACTGTCCTTGTTGCAGGGGACTTATTTGAGTGCTGGTCTGACGACAACAGCTGGAAGGATTTGAGTATGAACAGTGCAGTGCAGGAAGTCAGTCGACAGAAAGCTCTGAATACTGCTGATGTCATTATACCAGGACATGGACTTCCTTTCAGAGTTCTCAGAACCTGA